Proteins from a genomic interval of Streptomyces sp. TLI_235:
- a CDS encoding CsbD-like protein — MEISHDKKAAHKAEEVKGRVKKTAGAATGNRSLEAEGRADASQHLARRVGPGGIWVS, encoded by the coding sequence ATGGAGATCAGTCATGACAAGAAGGCCGCTCACAAGGCCGAGGAAGTCAAGGGGCGGGTGAAGAAGACCGCCGGCGCCGCCACCGGCAACCGCAGCCTGGAGGCCGAGGGCCGCGCCGACGCCAGCCAGCACCTCGCCCGCCGAGTCGGCCCCGGAGGCATCTGGGTCAGCTGA
- a CDS encoding apolipoprotein N-acyltransferase yields the protein MTDYQIAGFRSTFLGRRRASGRAARCGLLVLGTGSALFAVGGRWDIAAAAWIFPVLLLRFSRLSPVWSGALWVWLAHGAAALFWVGESEIGFSPMVLVGAIGIAALQTLPFLADRLFVGRLRPWMAALTFPAGVGATEFLITLLSPFGTAYGSLAVTQYGDLPLLQVVSITGLYGIGFLVAWFAGAVNGILDRAGGWRSGVLCVAVLLTVVLGGGARLALTSTVGPTVRVAAVSPDRAVADAQHAALGRIPGGRAGVATAPASDVEPAMTAVENDLLASTRREAAAGAKIVIWPEEAVRTQESNEAAVIAAARDQARRSGIYLEIGLGVYSSVGPAYGRDEAVFIDPHGDVLWTYQKAHPIPGSEKFRPGDGRVPVADTPYGRIADVICYDADFPSMMRTRADIMLVPAHDWKAYGSAHTRKASLRAIEDGYSLVRQDSEGVSAAFDNSGHALATTDYFTTDQQTMVAYVPTRGVTTIYDRIGDTFAWLCLAALAALAATALTRTRRPTDHGPGTANH from the coding sequence ATGACGGATTATCAGATAGCAGGCTTCCGCAGTACCTTCTTGGGGAGGCGCAGGGCTTCGGGGCGGGCGGCGCGGTGCGGTCTGCTGGTGCTGGGCACCGGGTCGGCGCTGTTCGCGGTGGGCGGGCGCTGGGACATCGCGGCCGCGGCCTGGATCTTCCCGGTGCTCCTGCTGCGCTTCTCCCGCCTCAGCCCCGTGTGGTCCGGGGCACTGTGGGTCTGGCTGGCCCACGGCGCCGCCGCGCTCTTCTGGGTTGGGGAGTCGGAGATCGGCTTCAGCCCAATGGTCCTGGTGGGCGCGATCGGTATCGCCGCGTTGCAGACGCTGCCGTTCCTGGCCGACAGACTGTTCGTCGGTCGGTTGCGTCCGTGGATGGCTGCTCTGACCTTTCCCGCGGGCGTCGGCGCCACCGAGTTCCTGATCACCTTGCTGTCGCCGTTCGGCACGGCCTACGGTTCCCTGGCGGTCACCCAGTACGGCGATCTTCCGCTCCTGCAGGTCGTCTCGATCACGGGCCTGTACGGCATCGGCTTCCTGGTCGCCTGGTTCGCCGGCGCCGTCAACGGGATCCTGGATCGGGCCGGGGGGTGGCGAAGCGGCGTGCTCTGTGTGGCCGTGCTGCTGACCGTCGTCCTCGGCGGCGGCGCCCGCCTCGCCCTCACGTCAACAGTGGGCCCGACCGTACGGGTTGCCGCAGTCAGCCCCGACCGGGCCGTGGCCGACGCGCAGCACGCCGCGCTCGGACGGATCCCGGGCGGCCGCGCGGGCGTCGCCACCGCGCCCGCGTCGGACGTGGAACCTGCCATGACCGCCGTGGAGAACGACCTGCTGGCCTCCACCCGACGTGAGGCCGCAGCCGGAGCGAAGATCGTGATCTGGCCCGAGGAGGCCGTCAGGACGCAGGAGTCCAACGAGGCCGCAGTCATCGCGGCGGCGCGGGATCAAGCCCGCCGGTCGGGCATCTACCTGGAGATCGGACTCGGCGTCTACAGCTCAGTTGGACCTGCCTACGGCCGGGACGAGGCGGTCTTCATCGACCCCCACGGGGACGTGCTCTGGACCTACCAGAAAGCCCATCCCATTCCCGGCTCGGAGAAGTTCCGGCCCGGCGACGGCCGCGTGCCCGTTGCGGACACTCCCTACGGCCGCATCGCCGATGTCATCTGCTACGACGCGGACTTCCCCTCCATGATGCGGACCCGCGCGGACATCATGCTCGTGCCCGCCCACGACTGGAAGGCGTACGGGAGCGCGCACACCCGGAAGGCGAGCCTGCGCGCCATCGAGGACGGCTACTCGCTGGTCCGCCAGGACTCGGAGGGCGTCTCGGCGGCCTTCGACAACAGCGGCCACGCCCTCGCCACCACCGACTACTTCACAACCGATCAGCAGACCATGGTGGCGTACGTTCCCACGCGCGGCGTCACCACGATCTACGACCGCATCGGCGACACCTTCGCCTGGCTGTGCCTGGCGGCCCTCGCCGCACTGGCCGCCACCGCCCTGACTCGTACGCGGCGGCCCACCGATCACGGCCCGGGGACGGCAAACCACTGA
- a CDS encoding signal transduction histidine kinase, with product MMTRTTAAVRAAHQRIADRPRLVDVALGCGLTLFDIATLLDRRPAPPGWGLALWGAQTVPLIWRRTCPRAVLAAMTGLYVAFQWLSPIQGKIPGPFLLMIGIHAVARYTPASRSLPGTLLCLAVALATDALTGHWQTPQLGSVEPVSATTFCFFFALAWALGYGRQRIGTDAHRLRHLNQRLKAEQEFNARQAVITERARIARDLHDVVAHHVSAIALQARAAEDVMQDDPLLAGKSIGHIAQTADTALIEMRRILGLLSPREQELTPEPSLTHLDHLIGAAHAAGCRVASEVEIRALSTLAAGMQVTAYRIIQEALTNVLKHAGPVDVRIAVRGDDSSLTIEIENDPAPPGHRPVPGSGRGLIGVRERVTTFGGVLEAGPRTEGGWRLHAVLSARTPQPAETTS from the coding sequence ATGATGACCAGGACCACGGCGGCCGTACGAGCCGCCCACCAACGGATCGCCGACCGTCCACGACTCGTGGACGTCGCGCTCGGCTGCGGGCTGACCCTGTTCGACATCGCCACGCTGCTCGACCGCAGACCCGCCCCGCCCGGCTGGGGCCTGGCGCTGTGGGGAGCACAGACCGTCCCGCTGATATGGAGACGGACATGCCCCCGAGCCGTCCTGGCGGCCATGACCGGTCTGTACGTGGCATTCCAGTGGCTCAGCCCCATCCAGGGGAAGATACCCGGGCCGTTCCTGCTCATGATCGGCATCCATGCCGTTGCCCGCTACACACCGGCCTCCAGGAGTCTCCCGGGCACGCTGCTCTGCCTCGCGGTAGCCCTGGCGACCGATGCGCTCACCGGACACTGGCAGACTCCGCAGCTCGGATCGGTCGAGCCGGTCAGCGCCACGACGTTCTGCTTCTTCTTCGCTCTGGCCTGGGCCCTGGGATACGGCCGGCAGCGGATCGGCACCGACGCCCACCGGTTGCGCCACCTGAACCAGCGTCTCAAAGCCGAGCAGGAGTTCAACGCCCGACAGGCGGTGATCACCGAGCGGGCCCGCATCGCCCGCGACCTGCACGACGTGGTCGCCCACCACGTGAGCGCCATCGCCCTACAGGCACGCGCCGCCGAGGACGTCATGCAGGACGATCCGCTCCTCGCGGGGAAGAGCATCGGCCACATCGCGCAGACCGCGGACACCGCGCTCATCGAGATGCGGCGCATCCTCGGGCTGCTGTCGCCCCGGGAGCAGGAGCTCACGCCCGAGCCGTCCCTCACCCATCTCGACCACCTCATCGGCGCCGCCCACGCGGCGGGCTGCCGGGTGGCCTCCGAAGTGGAGATCCGGGCACTCTCCACCCTTGCCGCAGGAATGCAGGTGACGGCCTACCGGATCATCCAGGAAGCACTGACGAACGTGCTCAAGCACGCAGGACCGGTCGACGTACGGATCGCCGTGCGCGGCGACGACTCGTCCCTCACGATCGAGATCGAGAACGACCCTGCCCCACCGGGCCACCGGCCCGTCCCCGGATCCGGCCGCGGGCTCATCGGCGTACGCGAACGCGTCACGACCTTCGGCGGCGTGCTGGAGGCCGGACCGCGTACCGAGGGCGGCTGGCGGCTGCACGCCGTCCTGTCCGCGAGAACACCGCAGCCGGCGGAGACGACCTCATGA
- a CDS encoding LuxR family two component transcriptional regulator, translated as MTVRVLLADDQEIVRTALRLVIDRREGLSVIGEASDGEQATALATELQPDVVLMDVRMPGKTGVEATRRITTTWPGPGPAPRIVVLTTFDLDEYVHAALHAGASGFLLKNSTPDQLAHAIRAAADGEPVLAPSVTRRLISTITALPPALLPSPPTPSPDERSPTDLLTERELQVLVLVARGLSNARIASALDLTEANVKSRVNRILTRLGLDNRVQAAVLAHRTGLLATTRMPPET; from the coding sequence ATGACCGTACGAGTGCTCCTCGCCGACGACCAGGAGATCGTCCGGACCGCACTCCGCCTGGTCATCGACCGCCGTGAGGGCCTCTCCGTCATCGGTGAGGCATCCGACGGGGAACAGGCCACGGCCCTGGCGACCGAGCTCCAGCCCGACGTCGTGCTCATGGACGTCCGCATGCCCGGCAAGACCGGAGTCGAGGCCACCCGGCGCATCACCACCACCTGGCCCGGCCCCGGACCGGCCCCGCGCATCGTCGTCCTCACCACCTTCGACCTCGACGAGTACGTACACGCGGCCCTGCACGCCGGCGCCAGCGGCTTCCTGCTGAAGAACAGCACCCCCGACCAACTGGCCCACGCCATCCGCGCCGCCGCCGACGGCGAACCCGTACTCGCCCCGAGCGTCACGCGCCGGCTCATCAGCACCATCACCGCCCTACCGCCGGCGCTCCTCCCCAGCCCTCCCACCCCCTCACCGGACGAACGCTCGCCAACCGACCTGCTCACCGAGCGTGAACTCCAGGTACTGGTGCTGGTCGCCCGGGGCCTGTCCAACGCCCGGATCGCCTCAGCCCTCGACCTGACCGAGGCGAACGTCAAAAGCCGCGTCAACCGCATCCTCACCCGCCTCGGCCTCGACAACCGCGTCCAGGCCGCAGTCCTCGCCCACAGGACGGGACTCCTCGCAACCACCCGAATGCCGCCCGAAACCTGA